A part of Dasypus novemcinctus isolate mDasNov1 chromosome 5, mDasNov1.1.hap2, whole genome shotgun sequence genomic DNA contains:
- the PIK3CG gene encoding phosphatidylinositol 4,5-bisphosphate 3-kinase catalytic subunit gamma isoform isoform X1 — MKGEPEKRKSLEAHGGMDLQNCDQPVVLREDNGRRRRRMKPRSAAASLHSMELIPIEFVLPTSQRNSKTPETALLHVAGHGNVQQMKAQVWLRVLETSAAADFHHRLGPDHFLLLYQKKGQWYEIYDKYQVVQTLDCLRYWKLLHRSPGQIHVAQRPAPSEETLAFQRQLTALMGYDVTDVSNVHDDELEFTRRRLVTPRMAEVAGRDARLYAMHPWVTSKPLPEYLGKKISNNCILIIIHRSTTSQTVKVSADDTPGTILQSFFTKMAKKKSLMDIPESLNEQDFVLRVCGRDEYLVGETPIKNFQWVRHCLKNGEEIHLVLDTPPDPALDAVRKEEWPLVDDCTGVTGYHEQLTIHGKDHDSVFTVSLWDCDRKFRVKIRGIDIPVLPRNTDLTVFVEANIQYGQQVLCQRRTSSKPFTEEVLWNVWLEFSIKIKDLPKGALLNLQIYCGKTPALSGKASAETTSSESRGKAQLLYYVNLLLIDHRFLLRHGEYVLHMWQISGKGEDQGSFNADKLTSATNPDKENSMSISILLDNYCHPIALPKHRPTPDPEGDRVRAEMPNQLRKQLEAIIATDPLNPLTAEDKELLWHFRYESLKHPKAYPKLFSSVKWGQQEIVAKTYQLLTRREVWDQSALDVGLTMQLLDCNFSDENVRAIAVQKLESLEDDDVLHYLLQLVQAVKFEPYHDSALARFLLKRGLRNKRIGHFLFWFLRSEIAQSRHYQQRFAVILEAYLRGCGTAMLHDFTQQVQVIEMLQKVTIEIKSLSAEKYDVSSQVILQLKQKLENLQNSNLPKSFRVPYDPGLKAGALVIEKCKVMASKKKPLWLEFKCADPTALSNETIGIIFKHGDDLRQDMLILQILRIMESIWETESLDLSLLPYGCISTGDKIGMIEIVKDATTIAKIQQSTVGNTGAFKDEVLNHWLKEKCPIEEKFQAAVERFVYSCAGYCVATFVLGIGDRHNDNIMITETGNLFHIDFGHILGNYKSFLGINKERVPFVLTPDFLFVMGTSGKKTSPHFQKFQDVCVKAYRALRHHTNLLIILFSMMLMTGMPQLTSKEDIEYIRDALTVGKNEEDAKKYFLDQIEVCRDKGWTVQFNWFLHLVLGIKQGEKHSA; from the exons ATGAAGGGAGAACCAGAAAAGCGGAAGAGTTTAGAGGCACACGGG GGCATGGATCTGCAGAACTGTGATCAGCCCGTCGTTCTGAGAGAGGACAACGGGCGCCGGCGTCGGAGGATGAAACCGCGCAGCGCCGCGGCCAGCCTGCACTCCATGGAGCTCATCCCCATCGAGTTCGTGCTGCCCACCAGCCAGCGCAACAGCAAGACCCCCGAGACGGCGCTGCTGCACGTGGCGGGCCACGGCAACGTGCAGCAGATGAAGGCCCAGGTCTGGCTGCGCGTGCTGGAGACGAGCGCGGCCGCCGACTTCCACCACCGGCTCGGCCCGGACCACTTCCTCCTGCTCTACCAGAAGAAGGGCCAGTGGTACGAGATCTACGACAAGTACCAGGTGGTGCAGACCCTGGACTGCCTGCGCTACTGGAAGCTGCTGCACAGGAGCCCGGGCCAGATCCACGTGGCGCAGCGGCCCGCGCCGTCCGAGGAGACGCTCGCCTTCCAGCGGCAGCTCACGGCGCTGATGGGCTACGACGTCACCGACGTCAGCAACGTGCACGACGACGAGCTCGAGTTCACGCGCCGCCGCCTGGTGACCCCGCGCATGGCCGAGGTGGCGGGCCGCGACGCCAGGCTCTACGCCATGCACCCCTGGGTGACGTCCAAGCCCCTCCCCGAGTACCTGGGGAAGAAGATCTCCAACAACTGCATCCTCATCATCATTCACCGCAGCACCACCAGTCAGACCGTCAAGGTCTCCGCCGACGACACCCCAGGCACCATCCTTCAGAGCTTCTTCACCAAGATGGCCAAGAAGAAGTCTCTGATGGATATCCCCGAAAGCCTAAACGAACAAGACTTTGTGCTGCGAGTCTGTGGCCGGGACGAATACCTGGTGGGTGAAACGCCCATTAAGAACTTCCAGTGGGTGAGGCATTGCCTCAAGAATGGAGAAGAGATTCACCTGGTGCTTGACACTCCTCCAGACCCCGCCCTGGATGCGGTGAGGAAGGAGGAGTGGCCGCTTGTGGATGACTGCACCGGAGTCACCGGCTACCATGAGCAGCTGACCATCCACGGGAAGGACCATGACAGTGTGTTCACTGTGTCCCTGTGGGACTGTGACCGGAAGTTCAGGGTCAAGATCAGAGGCATTGATATCCCTGTCCTGCCCCGGAACACTGACCTCACAGTTTTTGTGGAGGCAAACATCCAGTATGGACAGCAGGTCCTTTGCCAAAGGAGAACCAGCTCCAAACCCTTCACAGAGGAGGTGCTCTGGAATGTGTGGCTTGAGTTCAGTATCAAAATCAAGGACTTGCCTAAAGGGGCTTTACTGAATCTCCAGATCTACTGCGGCAAAACTCCAGCACTGTCTGGCAAGGCCTCTGCAGAGACTACCAGTTCTGAGTCCAGAGGCAAAGCTCAGCTTCTCTATTATGTGAACCTGCTGCTGATAGACCACCGGTTCCTCCTGCGCCATGGGGAATACGTGCTCCACATGTGGCAGATATCCGGGAAAGGAGAAGACCAAGGGAGCTTCAATGCCGACAAGCTCACATCTGCAACCAATCCGGATAAGGAGAACTCAATGTCCATCTCCATTCTTCTGGACAATTACTGTCACCCCATAGCTTTGCCTAAGCATCGGCCTACCCCTGACCCCGAAGGGGACCGGGTTCGAGCCGAAATGCCCAACCAGCTCCGCAAGCAGCTGGAGGCAATCATAGCCACCGATCCACTTAATCCTCTCACAGCAGAGGACAAAGAATTGCTCTGGCATTTTAGATATGAAAGCCTTAAGCATCCAAAAGCATATCCTAAACTATTTAGCTCAGTGAAATGGGGACAGCAAGAAATTGTGGCCAAAACATACCAGTTGTTAACCAGAAGGGAGGTCTGGGATCAAAGTGCTTTGGACGTTGGGTTAACAATGCAACTCCTGGACTGCAACTTTTCAGATGAAAATGTCCGGGCCATTGCAGTTCAGAAACTGGAGAGCTTAGAGGACGATGATGTCCTGCATTACCTTCTGCAGCTGGTCCAG GCCGTGAAATTTGAACCATACCATGACAGTGCCCTTGCCAGATTTCTCCTGAAGCGTGGTTTAAGA AACAAAAGAATTGGTCACTTCTTGTTTTGGTTCTTGAGAAGTGAGATAGCTCAGTCCAGGCATTATCAGCAGAGGTTCGCTGTGATCCTGGAAGCTTACCTGAGGGGCTGTGGCACGGCCATGTTGCACGACTTTACACAACAAGTCCAAGTAATTGAGATGTTGCAGAAGGTCACCATTGAAATTAAATCACTCTCTGCTGAAAAGTATGACGTCAGTTCCCAAG TTATTTTACAACTCAAGCAAAAGCTTGAAAACCTGCAGAATTCCAATCTCCCAAAAAGCTTTAGAGTTCCATATGATCCTGGACTGAAAGCAGGAGCACTTGTG ATTGAAAAATGTAAAGTGATGGCCTCCAAGAAAAAGCCCCTGTGGCTTGAGTTTAAATGTGCTGATCCTACAGCCCTATCAAATGAAACAATTGGAATTATCTTTAAACATGGAGATGATCTGCGTCAAGACATGCTTATTTTACAG ATTCTACGAATCATGGAATCCATTTGGGAGACAGAATCTTTGGATCTGAGCCTCCTGCCATACGGTTGCATTTCAACTGGTGACAAAATAG GTATGATTGAGATAGTGAAGGATGCCACAACAATTGCCAAAATCCAGCAAAGCACAGTGGGCAACACAGGCGCATTTAAAGATGAAGTCCTAAATCACTGGCTCAAAGAAAAATGCCCTATTGAAGAAAAG TTTCAGGCAGCAGTGGAGAGATTTGTTTATTCCTGTGCTGGCTACTGTGTGGCAACCTTTGTTCTTGGAATAGGAGACAGACACAATGACAATATCATGATCACAGAAACAG GAAATCTATTTCATATTGACTTTGGGCACATTCTTGGGAATTACAAAAGTTTCTTGGGCATTAATAAAGAAAGGGTGCCGTTCGTGCTAACCCCAGACTTCCTGTTTGTGATGGGAACTTCTGGAAAGAAGACCAGCCCACACTTCCAGAAATTTCAG
- the PIK3CG gene encoding phosphatidylinositol 4,5-bisphosphate 3-kinase catalytic subunit gamma isoform isoform X2 gives MDLQNCDQPVVLREDNGRRRRRMKPRSAAASLHSMELIPIEFVLPTSQRNSKTPETALLHVAGHGNVQQMKAQVWLRVLETSAAADFHHRLGPDHFLLLYQKKGQWYEIYDKYQVVQTLDCLRYWKLLHRSPGQIHVAQRPAPSEETLAFQRQLTALMGYDVTDVSNVHDDELEFTRRRLVTPRMAEVAGRDARLYAMHPWVTSKPLPEYLGKKISNNCILIIIHRSTTSQTVKVSADDTPGTILQSFFTKMAKKKSLMDIPESLNEQDFVLRVCGRDEYLVGETPIKNFQWVRHCLKNGEEIHLVLDTPPDPALDAVRKEEWPLVDDCTGVTGYHEQLTIHGKDHDSVFTVSLWDCDRKFRVKIRGIDIPVLPRNTDLTVFVEANIQYGQQVLCQRRTSSKPFTEEVLWNVWLEFSIKIKDLPKGALLNLQIYCGKTPALSGKASAETTSSESRGKAQLLYYVNLLLIDHRFLLRHGEYVLHMWQISGKGEDQGSFNADKLTSATNPDKENSMSISILLDNYCHPIALPKHRPTPDPEGDRVRAEMPNQLRKQLEAIIATDPLNPLTAEDKELLWHFRYESLKHPKAYPKLFSSVKWGQQEIVAKTYQLLTRREVWDQSALDVGLTMQLLDCNFSDENVRAIAVQKLESLEDDDVLHYLLQLVQAVKFEPYHDSALARFLLKRGLRNKRIGHFLFWFLRSEIAQSRHYQQRFAVILEAYLRGCGTAMLHDFTQQVQVIEMLQKVTIEIKSLSAEKYDVSSQVILQLKQKLENLQNSNLPKSFRVPYDPGLKAGALVIEKCKVMASKKKPLWLEFKCADPTALSNETIGIIFKHGDDLRQDMLILQILRIMESIWETESLDLSLLPYGCISTGDKIGMIEIVKDATTIAKIQQSTVGNTGAFKDEVLNHWLKEKCPIEEKFQAAVERFVYSCAGYCVATFVLGIGDRHNDNIMITETGNLFHIDFGHILGNYKSFLGINKERVPFVLTPDFLFVMGTSGKKTSPHFQKFQDVCVKAYRALRHHTNLLIILFSMMLMTGMPQLTSKEDIEYIRDALTVGKNEEDAKKYFLDQIEVCRDKGWTVQFNWFLHLVLGIKQGEKHSA, from the exons ATGGATCTGCAGAACTGTGATCAGCCCGTCGTTCTGAGAGAGGACAACGGGCGCCGGCGTCGGAGGATGAAACCGCGCAGCGCCGCGGCCAGCCTGCACTCCATGGAGCTCATCCCCATCGAGTTCGTGCTGCCCACCAGCCAGCGCAACAGCAAGACCCCCGAGACGGCGCTGCTGCACGTGGCGGGCCACGGCAACGTGCAGCAGATGAAGGCCCAGGTCTGGCTGCGCGTGCTGGAGACGAGCGCGGCCGCCGACTTCCACCACCGGCTCGGCCCGGACCACTTCCTCCTGCTCTACCAGAAGAAGGGCCAGTGGTACGAGATCTACGACAAGTACCAGGTGGTGCAGACCCTGGACTGCCTGCGCTACTGGAAGCTGCTGCACAGGAGCCCGGGCCAGATCCACGTGGCGCAGCGGCCCGCGCCGTCCGAGGAGACGCTCGCCTTCCAGCGGCAGCTCACGGCGCTGATGGGCTACGACGTCACCGACGTCAGCAACGTGCACGACGACGAGCTCGAGTTCACGCGCCGCCGCCTGGTGACCCCGCGCATGGCCGAGGTGGCGGGCCGCGACGCCAGGCTCTACGCCATGCACCCCTGGGTGACGTCCAAGCCCCTCCCCGAGTACCTGGGGAAGAAGATCTCCAACAACTGCATCCTCATCATCATTCACCGCAGCACCACCAGTCAGACCGTCAAGGTCTCCGCCGACGACACCCCAGGCACCATCCTTCAGAGCTTCTTCACCAAGATGGCCAAGAAGAAGTCTCTGATGGATATCCCCGAAAGCCTAAACGAACAAGACTTTGTGCTGCGAGTCTGTGGCCGGGACGAATACCTGGTGGGTGAAACGCCCATTAAGAACTTCCAGTGGGTGAGGCATTGCCTCAAGAATGGAGAAGAGATTCACCTGGTGCTTGACACTCCTCCAGACCCCGCCCTGGATGCGGTGAGGAAGGAGGAGTGGCCGCTTGTGGATGACTGCACCGGAGTCACCGGCTACCATGAGCAGCTGACCATCCACGGGAAGGACCATGACAGTGTGTTCACTGTGTCCCTGTGGGACTGTGACCGGAAGTTCAGGGTCAAGATCAGAGGCATTGATATCCCTGTCCTGCCCCGGAACACTGACCTCACAGTTTTTGTGGAGGCAAACATCCAGTATGGACAGCAGGTCCTTTGCCAAAGGAGAACCAGCTCCAAACCCTTCACAGAGGAGGTGCTCTGGAATGTGTGGCTTGAGTTCAGTATCAAAATCAAGGACTTGCCTAAAGGGGCTTTACTGAATCTCCAGATCTACTGCGGCAAAACTCCAGCACTGTCTGGCAAGGCCTCTGCAGAGACTACCAGTTCTGAGTCCAGAGGCAAAGCTCAGCTTCTCTATTATGTGAACCTGCTGCTGATAGACCACCGGTTCCTCCTGCGCCATGGGGAATACGTGCTCCACATGTGGCAGATATCCGGGAAAGGAGAAGACCAAGGGAGCTTCAATGCCGACAAGCTCACATCTGCAACCAATCCGGATAAGGAGAACTCAATGTCCATCTCCATTCTTCTGGACAATTACTGTCACCCCATAGCTTTGCCTAAGCATCGGCCTACCCCTGACCCCGAAGGGGACCGGGTTCGAGCCGAAATGCCCAACCAGCTCCGCAAGCAGCTGGAGGCAATCATAGCCACCGATCCACTTAATCCTCTCACAGCAGAGGACAAAGAATTGCTCTGGCATTTTAGATATGAAAGCCTTAAGCATCCAAAAGCATATCCTAAACTATTTAGCTCAGTGAAATGGGGACAGCAAGAAATTGTGGCCAAAACATACCAGTTGTTAACCAGAAGGGAGGTCTGGGATCAAAGTGCTTTGGACGTTGGGTTAACAATGCAACTCCTGGACTGCAACTTTTCAGATGAAAATGTCCGGGCCATTGCAGTTCAGAAACTGGAGAGCTTAGAGGACGATGATGTCCTGCATTACCTTCTGCAGCTGGTCCAG GCCGTGAAATTTGAACCATACCATGACAGTGCCCTTGCCAGATTTCTCCTGAAGCGTGGTTTAAGA AACAAAAGAATTGGTCACTTCTTGTTTTGGTTCTTGAGAAGTGAGATAGCTCAGTCCAGGCATTATCAGCAGAGGTTCGCTGTGATCCTGGAAGCTTACCTGAGGGGCTGTGGCACGGCCATGTTGCACGACTTTACACAACAAGTCCAAGTAATTGAGATGTTGCAGAAGGTCACCATTGAAATTAAATCACTCTCTGCTGAAAAGTATGACGTCAGTTCCCAAG TTATTTTACAACTCAAGCAAAAGCTTGAAAACCTGCAGAATTCCAATCTCCCAAAAAGCTTTAGAGTTCCATATGATCCTGGACTGAAAGCAGGAGCACTTGTG ATTGAAAAATGTAAAGTGATGGCCTCCAAGAAAAAGCCCCTGTGGCTTGAGTTTAAATGTGCTGATCCTACAGCCCTATCAAATGAAACAATTGGAATTATCTTTAAACATGGAGATGATCTGCGTCAAGACATGCTTATTTTACAG ATTCTACGAATCATGGAATCCATTTGGGAGACAGAATCTTTGGATCTGAGCCTCCTGCCATACGGTTGCATTTCAACTGGTGACAAAATAG GTATGATTGAGATAGTGAAGGATGCCACAACAATTGCCAAAATCCAGCAAAGCACAGTGGGCAACACAGGCGCATTTAAAGATGAAGTCCTAAATCACTGGCTCAAAGAAAAATGCCCTATTGAAGAAAAG TTTCAGGCAGCAGTGGAGAGATTTGTTTATTCCTGTGCTGGCTACTGTGTGGCAACCTTTGTTCTTGGAATAGGAGACAGACACAATGACAATATCATGATCACAGAAACAG GAAATCTATTTCATATTGACTTTGGGCACATTCTTGGGAATTACAAAAGTTTCTTGGGCATTAATAAAGAAAGGGTGCCGTTCGTGCTAACCCCAGACTTCCTGTTTGTGATGGGAACTTCTGGAAAGAAGACCAGCCCACACTTCCAGAAATTTCAG